Proteins encoded together in one Sporichthyaceae bacterium window:
- a CDS encoding serine hydrolase has translation GEAWLYNTCSDVQGLLIERVTGQGLPDVLKERLLEPLSMVDTDFEVPAAKRDRFVCRYGNGPDGKPVLFDAPDGHWSKRPAFASGGAGLVSTVGDWYAFGWMLLNKGRFGDRQILSEQAVVQMTSDQLTPDQRKNSGLFLDGQSWGFGGSVDVDPVNPWNTPGRYGWVGGTGTSAHIDPVRGTVAVLLTQRDMTGPKAPAVMRDFWQVAAGG, from the coding sequence GGCGAGGCGTGGTTGTACAACACCTGCTCCGACGTCCAGGGCCTGCTGATCGAGCGTGTTACCGGACAGGGGTTGCCCGATGTGCTCAAGGAGCGACTGCTCGAGCCACTGTCGATGGTGGACACCGATTTCGAGGTGCCCGCGGCGAAGCGCGATCGCTTCGTCTGCCGGTACGGCAACGGCCCCGACGGCAAGCCGGTGCTCTTCGACGCCCCGGACGGGCACTGGTCGAAGCGTCCGGCATTCGCCTCCGGTGGGGCGGGGCTCGTGTCCACCGTGGGCGACTGGTACGCCTTCGGCTGGATGCTGCTCAACAAGGGCCGGTTCGGTGACCGGCAGATCCTCTCCGAGCAGGCCGTCGTGCAGATGACCAGCGATCAACTGACGCCGGATCAGCGTAAGAACAGCGGGCTGTTCCTGGATGGGCAGAGCTGGGGCTTCGGCGGCAGCGTGGACGTCGACCCGGTGAACCCGTGGAACACGCCGGGCCGGTACGGCTGGGTCGGCGGCACCGGGACCTCCGCGCACATCGACCCGGTCCGCGGCACGGTGGCGGTACTGCTCACCCAGCGGGACATGACGGGGCCGAAGGCGCCCGCGGTCATGCGTGACTTCTGGCAGGTGGCGGCGGGGGGCTAG
- a CDS encoding type II secretion system F family protein, protein MATATQYAYKVKDTRGRLVEGKVEAETEAAVADRLRSMGYRPLEIRPAAQGLEREIKLRKGRVKLKELAIFSRQFATMINAGLTMLRTLTILSEQSENPELNRVLRLVKADLEAGNALSVAFGKHPRVFPPLMVSMVRAGETGGFLDLAMRQIADNFEAEVKLRSKVKSAMAYPVVVLVMAVLAVIAMLLFVVPTFDSLFQQLGGKLPLPTRILVAASHGMKFLAPIGAVGTVAGFVAWRRYKDTAQVRDVVDPFKLKVPIFGKLFQKIALARFARTFGTLLRAGVPILSALDITAETCGNVVIGRALRDVGESVKTGESVSGPLRKHPIFPSMVVHMMASGEETGALDEMLSKIGEFYDNDVEATTESLTAIIEPLMIAVLGSIIGSMIIALYLPMFKIFDLVQQ, encoded by the coding sequence GTGGCGACGGCAACTCAGTACGCGTACAAGGTCAAGGACACCCGCGGCCGGCTGGTCGAGGGGAAGGTGGAGGCCGAGACCGAGGCAGCGGTGGCCGACCGGTTGCGGTCGATGGGCTACCGCCCATTGGAGATCCGGCCGGCCGCGCAGGGCCTCGAGCGCGAGATCAAGCTGCGCAAGGGACGCGTCAAGCTCAAGGAGCTGGCGATCTTCTCGCGGCAGTTCGCGACGATGATCAACGCCGGGCTGACCATGCTGCGCACGTTGACGATACTGTCGGAGCAGTCCGAGAACCCTGAGCTGAACCGCGTGCTGCGACTGGTGAAGGCGGACCTCGAAGCGGGTAACGCGCTGTCGGTGGCCTTTGGTAAGCATCCGCGGGTCTTCCCGCCGCTGATGGTGTCCATGGTGCGCGCCGGTGAGACCGGCGGCTTCCTGGATCTGGCGATGCGTCAGATCGCAGATAACTTCGAGGCCGAGGTCAAGCTGCGCTCGAAGGTCAAGTCCGCGATGGCCTACCCGGTGGTGGTGCTGGTGATGGCGGTGCTGGCCGTCATCGCGATGCTGCTGTTCGTGGTGCCCACCTTCGACTCCCTGTTCCAGCAGTTGGGCGGCAAGCTGCCGCTGCCCACCCGAATCCTGGTCGCCGCCTCGCACGGGATGAAGTTCCTGGCGCCGATCGGGGCGGTGGGCACCGTCGCGGGGTTCGTGGCGTGGCGTCGGTACAAGGACACCGCGCAGGTCCGCGACGTCGTCGACCCGTTCAAGCTCAAGGTGCCGATCTTCGGAAAGCTGTTCCAGAAGATCGCGCTGGCCCGCTTCGCCCGCACGTTCGGCACGTTGCTGCGGGCCGGCGTGCCGATCCTCTCCGCATTGGACATCACCGCGGAGACCTGCGGCAACGTGGTCATCGGCCGGGCGCTGCGCGACGTCGGGGAATCGGTGAAGACCGGTGAATCGGTGTCGGGTCCGCTGCGCAAGCACCCGATCTTCCCGTCGATGGTGGTGCACATGATGGCCTCCGGCGAGGAGACCGGGGCGCTGGACGAGATGCTGTCGAAGATCGGTGAGTTCTACGACAACGACGTCGAGGCGACCACCGAATCGCTGACCGCGATCATCGAACCGCTGATGATCGCGGTGCTGGGATCGATCATCGGGTCGATGATCATCGCGCTGTACCTGCCGATGTTCAAGATCTTTGATCTGGTGCAGCAGTAG
- a CDS encoding type IV pilus twitching motility protein PilT: MDQSVPYDLPPYDTLPTYGQSSIPAQREDVLGLYEIADALADTHEHAIAAVTAEHRAEAIAAAEAAAVAVEAERQARIAARRVDLDELLEHLLEVGGSDLHLTAGTQPAVRKNGRMILVEDQPVLTSEKLRNVIYAMLTERQRKVFEENLELDLAYTLPGKARFRMNIYQQRESIGAVLRVIPWEIRSLEDLEMPRVIASFAELKRGLVLVTGPTGSGKSTTLAAVIDLANRMRQDHIMTIEDPIEFLHTHKNSIVNQREVGVDTHSFGRALRHVLRQDPDIILVGELRDLETISVALTAAETGHLVLATLHTQSAQDTISRVVDVFPAEQQQQIRTQLAATLQGVVCQTLVRTADGNGRCAAVEIMVCTPGIRAMIRDDKLPQIPGALQAGAKDGMQTLNAHLADLVRTHRISLAEALEHCSNREDLLTLTGSTLRRPPQQLRPAELPLSI; encoded by the coding sequence GTGGATCAGTCCGTCCCGTACGACTTGCCCCCGTACGACACCCTGCCCACGTACGGCCAGTCGTCGATCCCCGCGCAACGCGAGGACGTGCTGGGCCTCTACGAGATCGCCGATGCGCTGGCCGACACCCACGAGCACGCCATCGCCGCGGTCACCGCGGAGCACCGCGCCGAGGCGATCGCCGCGGCCGAAGCTGCCGCAGTCGCCGTCGAGGCGGAGCGGCAGGCCCGCATCGCGGCCAGGCGGGTGGACCTCGACGAACTGCTCGAGCACCTGCTCGAGGTCGGCGGTTCCGACCTGCACCTGACCGCGGGCACCCAACCGGCGGTGCGCAAGAACGGCCGGATGATCCTGGTCGAGGACCAGCCGGTGCTCACCTCGGAGAAGCTGCGCAACGTCATCTACGCAATGCTGACGGAGCGTCAGCGCAAGGTGTTCGAGGAGAACCTCGAGCTCGACCTGGCCTACACACTGCCCGGCAAGGCCCGGTTCCGGATGAACATCTACCAGCAGCGCGAATCGATCGGCGCGGTGTTGCGGGTGATCCCGTGGGAGATCCGCAGCCTCGAGGACCTGGAGATGCCGCGGGTGATCGCGTCGTTCGCGGAGCTAAAGCGCGGGCTGGTACTGGTCACCGGCCCGACCGGCTCGGGTAAGTCCACCACGCTGGCCGCGGTCATCGACCTGGCCAACCGCATGCGCCAGGACCACATCATGACCATCGAGGACCCGATCGAGTTCCTGCACACGCACAAGAACTCCATCGTCAACCAACGAGAGGTCGGGGTGGACACCCACTCCTTCGGTCGCGCGCTGCGCCACGTGCTGCGTCAGGACCCAGACATCATCCTGGTCGGCGAGTTGCGCGACCTGGAGACGATCTCGGTGGCGTTGACCGCCGCGGAGACCGGACACTTGGTGCTGGCCACCCTGCACACCCAGTCCGCGCAGGACACCATCTCCCGGGTGGTCGACGTGTTCCCGGCCGAACAGCAACAACAGATCCGCACCCAGCTGGCCGCCACCCTGCAGGGCGTGGTGTGTCAGACGCTGGTGCGCACCGCGGACGGCAACGGGCGCTGCGCGGCGGTGGAGATCATGGTGTGCACACCGGGAATCCGCGCGATGATCCGCGACGACAAGCTGCCGCAGATCCCCGGTGCGCTGCAGGCCGGTGCCAAGGACGGCATGCAGACCCTCAACGCGCACCTGGCCGATCTGGTGCGCACGCACCGCATCAGCTTGGCCGAGGCGTTGGAGCACTGCTCCAACCGCGAGGACCTGCTCACGCTGACCGGCTCCACCCTGCGCCGTCCGCCGCAGCAACTGCGCCCGGCGGAACTCCCGCTGTCCATCTGA
- a CDS encoding ATPase, T2SS/T4P/T4SS family, protein MTSDSLALRALLDAELINPDALAHAMAVGASDGRGALDVLMEQGRLHETELMQVQAAKLGLSWVDVGTVAIDPTATTRLPGDQARRYGVLPLGFADSELVVAVGLAQAGNIELKDDLSRITRCRIRFAVAAQEDIAARINQIFRAESELSDLTSTISTQEVEEATDLAGFTAVASEAPIVRFVNLLISQAITDRASDIHIEPTETDLRVRYRIDGVLHEAHRSPKSLQSGVISRLKIMADINIAERRVPQDGRLSVNHQGRKIDLRLATLPTVWGEKIVARILDNSTAAMSLNELGFSEENFARYQTAYQKPYGMILVTGPTGSGKSTTLYATLNILNRPEVNIITVEDPVEYRMAGVNQVQTNPKAGLTFAKALRSILRADPDVILIGEIRDHETAQIAVESALTGHLVLTTLHTNDAPSAIGRLIEMGIEPFLVGSAVDTILAQRLCRMLCTSCRVPYTPTMTELAELQFPVQDGPPLLYRPVGCTQCARTGYRGRMALHEVMTVSEEIERLAVARATSDEIARVAVADGMTTLRDDGWLKVRRGLTSVEEILRVVA, encoded by the coding sequence GTGACCTCGGACAGTCTTGCCCTGCGCGCCCTGCTCGACGCGGAACTGATCAACCCCGACGCGCTCGCCCACGCGATGGCGGTCGGCGCCAGCGACGGCCGCGGCGCGCTGGACGTGCTGATGGAGCAGGGTCGGCTCCACGAGACCGAGTTGATGCAGGTGCAGGCCGCGAAACTCGGCCTGTCGTGGGTGGACGTGGGCACGGTGGCCATCGACCCCACCGCCACCACCCGGTTGCCCGGCGATCAGGCGCGCCGCTACGGCGTGCTCCCGTTGGGTTTCGCCGACTCCGAACTGGTGGTCGCCGTCGGGTTGGCGCAGGCCGGCAACATCGAGCTGAAGGACGACCTGTCCCGGATCACCCGGTGTCGTATCCGGTTCGCGGTCGCGGCGCAGGAGGACATCGCCGCCCGGATCAATCAGATCTTCCGCGCCGAGAGCGAGCTGTCGGATCTGACCAGCACGATCTCCACCCAGGAGGTCGAGGAGGCGACGGATCTCGCCGGGTTCACCGCGGTGGCCTCCGAGGCGCCGATCGTGCGGTTCGTGAACCTGCTGATCTCGCAGGCGATCACCGACCGTGCCTCGGACATCCACATCGAGCCGACCGAGACCGACCTGCGAGTGCGTTACCGGATCGACGGTGTGCTGCACGAGGCGCACCGATCGCCGAAGTCGCTGCAGTCCGGCGTGATCTCCCGGCTGAAGATCATGGCCGACATCAACATCGCCGAGCGGCGGGTGCCGCAGGACGGGCGGCTGTCGGTCAACCACCAGGGCCGCAAGATCGACCTGCGGTTGGCCACGTTGCCCACGGTGTGGGGCGAGAAAATCGTCGCCCGCATCCTGGACAACAGCACGGCCGCGATGAGCCTGAACGAGTTGGGCTTCTCCGAGGAGAACTTCGCGCGCTACCAGACGGCCTACCAGAAGCCGTACGGGATGATCCTGGTCACCGGGCCGACCGGGTCGGGTAAGTCGACCACGCTGTACGCGACGTTGAACATCCTGAACCGGCCCGAGGTCAACATCATCACGGTCGAGGACCCGGTGGAGTACCGAATGGCCGGGGTGAATCAGGTGCAGACCAACCCCAAGGCCGGGTTGACGTTCGCCAAGGCCCTGCGCTCGATCCTGCGCGCCGACCCCGACGTGATTCTGATCGGTGAGATCCGCGACCACGAGACCGCGCAGATCGCGGTCGAGTCCGCGCTGACCGGCCACCTGGTACTGACCACGCTGCACACGAATGACGCCCCGTCAGCCATCGGCCGGTTGATCGAGATGGGCATCGAGCCCTTCCTGGTCGGGTCGGCGGTGGACACGATCCTGGCCCAGCGGTTGTGTCGGATGCTCTGCACCTCGTGCCGGGTGCCGTACACCCCGACGATGACCGAGCTGGCCGAGTTGCAATTCCCGGTGCAGGACGGCCCACCGCTGCTGTACCGGCCGGTCGGCTGCACGCAGTGCGCCCGCACCGGCTACCGCGGTCGGATGGCGTTGCACGAGGTCATGACGGTCAGCGAGGAGATCGAACGCTTGGCGGTGGCCCGGGCAACCAGCGACGAGATCGCCCGGGTGGCCGTGGCCGACGGCATGACCACCCTGCGCGACGACGGCTGGCTCAAGGTCCGCCGCGGCCTGACCTCCGTCGAGGAAATCCTCCGCGTCGTCGCCTGA
- a CDS encoding PilT/PilU family type 4a pilus ATPase — protein sequence MTFALAPYLRAVVANAASDLHLKPGSPPRLRISGTLVLVREDNLSPAEVAELVLPIIPFELADRFAETNEVDFALAVPNAGRFRVNVYRTRGEVAAVLRHITESPLTLDELGMPPVLTKLALEPRGLVLVTGPTGSGKTTTLAGMVDAINVNRAVHIVTIEDPIEVMHTDKVAAVSQREIGADTRNFHTALRAAMRQDPDVILIGEMRDTETVRAALAAAETGHFVMATLHTTDARETVNRIVDFFAEHEQRQVRLSLAAALKGIVCQRLVPRADGSGRVAVMEVAVADARITEAVADPEKTDTIPDLVAAGSYSGMHTFDQDLCRLVMEGVVDIEDAKLVASRPHDLSVMLRRAGMAAARAEVVTR from the coding sequence ATGACGTTCGCGCTCGCGCCATATCTGCGTGCTGTGGTGGCCAACGCCGCCTCGGACCTGCACCTCAAACCGGGCAGCCCGCCACGACTACGGATCTCCGGGACACTTGTCCTGGTGCGGGAGGACAACCTGTCCCCCGCCGAGGTCGCCGAGTTGGTGCTGCCGATCATCCCGTTCGAGTTGGCCGACCGGTTCGCCGAGACCAACGAGGTCGACTTCGCACTGGCCGTGCCGAACGCGGGCCGCTTCCGGGTGAACGTCTACCGCACCCGCGGCGAGGTGGCCGCGGTCCTGCGGCACATCACCGAATCGCCGCTGACGCTGGACGAACTCGGCATGCCGCCGGTGCTGACCAAGCTGGCGCTCGAGCCGCGTGGGCTGGTGCTGGTGACCGGACCGACCGGCTCGGGGAAAACCACCACGCTGGCCGGGATGGTCGACGCGATCAACGTCAACCGCGCGGTGCACATCGTCACCATCGAGGACCCGATCGAGGTGATGCACACCGACAAAGTAGCCGCGGTGTCGCAGCGCGAGATCGGCGCGGACACCCGCAATTTTCACACCGCGCTGCGCGCCGCGATGCGCCAGGACCCCGACGTGATCCTGATCGGGGAGATGCGCGACACCGAGACAGTGCGGGCGGCGTTGGCCGCCGCGGAAACCGGTCACTTCGTGATGGCCACGCTGCACACCACCGATGCCCGGGAGACGGTGAACCGCATCGTGGACTTCTTCGCCGAGCACGAGCAGCGCCAGGTTCGGCTGTCGTTGGCCGCGGCGCTGAAGGGCATCGTCTGCCAACGGCTGGTGCCGCGCGCGGACGGCAGCGGCCGGGTCGCGGTGATGGAGGTCGCCGTGGCGGACGCGCGCATCACCGAGGCGGTGGCCGACCCGGAGAAGACCGACACGATCCCGGATCTTGTCGCCGCGGGGTCGTACTCGGGCATGCACACGTTCGACCAGGACCTGTGCCGGTTGGTGATGGAGGGAGTCGTGGACATCGAGGACGCCAAATTGGTGGCCAGCCGTCCGCACGACTTGTCGGTGATGTTGCGGCGGGCCGGTATGGCCGCGGCTCGAGCGGAGGTCGTGACACGATGA
- the pilM gene encoding type IV pilus assembly protein PilM has product MNRPFDRNIVALDIGSSGVRAGQFAISGRRPRLDRYATAPLPTGAVTAGLIVDPAAVGKALKQLWSAGKFNTKQVVFSVANDRVLVRQLDLDWMEPADFRKALAYSVADQIPMTLDDANLDYHVLEDIAAVPEFGLDRTLRILLVAATRDMVETFSSALDMAGLSPVHAELAPFALIRAAAPTTLPTAADTAEAIVDIGADTLTVVAHTGGRPRFVRTVGSLGGRLITGELQQKFGWSFDEAEQAKASYGLPRQRAAGEIGVDHPAQRAMEERVTAVVAEVRTTLNFFLGAGTGVTQLSRIVLTGGGSLLAGLDERIGAAMHTPVVGLTPPDTVKLAGVKPSDLNGAGSVALLAGLALGVASR; this is encoded by the coding sequence GTGAACCGCCCGTTCGATCGCAACATCGTGGCCCTGGACATCGGAAGTTCCGGCGTGCGCGCCGGGCAGTTCGCCATCAGCGGCCGCCGCCCGCGACTGGACCGTTACGCCACCGCGCCGCTGCCCACCGGGGCGGTGACTGCCGGGCTCATCGTCGACCCCGCCGCCGTCGGCAAGGCACTCAAGCAGTTGTGGTCGGCGGGCAAGTTCAACACCAAGCAGGTGGTGTTCTCCGTCGCCAACGACCGGGTGCTGGTCCGTCAGTTGGACCTGGACTGGATGGAACCGGCCGACTTCCGCAAGGCACTCGCCTACTCCGTCGCCGACCAGATCCCGATGACGCTGGACGACGCGAACCTCGACTACCACGTGCTCGAGGACATCGCCGCGGTGCCCGAATTCGGCCTGGACCGCACCCTGCGCATCCTGTTGGTCGCGGCGACCCGGGACATGGTGGAGACCTTCTCCAGCGCACTGGACATGGCCGGGCTCTCACCGGTGCACGCGGAGCTGGCGCCGTTTGCGCTGATCCGCGCCGCCGCCCCGACTACGCTGCCCACTGCCGCGGACACCGCCGAGGCCATCGTGGACATCGGCGCGGACACCCTCACCGTGGTGGCGCACACCGGCGGCCGGCCGCGCTTCGTGCGCACCGTCGGGTCGCTGGGCGGGCGGCTCATCACCGGCGAGTTGCAGCAGAAGTTCGGCTGGTCGTTCGACGAGGCCGAGCAGGCCAAGGCGTCCTACGGCCTGCCGCGCCAACGGGCCGCCGGCGAGATCGGGGTGGACCACCCCGCACAGCGGGCGATGGAGGAGCGGGTCACCGCAGTGGTCGCCGAGGTGCGCACCACGCTGAACTTCTTCCTCGGCGCGGGCACCGGTGTCACCCAGCTGTCCCGCATCGTGCTCACCGGCGGCGGTTCGCTGCTCGCCGGGCTGGACGAGCGCATCGGTGCGGCCATGCACACCCCGGTCGTCGGGCTGACCCCGCCGGACACCGTGAAGCTCGCCGGGGTCAAGCCGTCGGATTTGAACGGTGCCGGGTCGGTCGCGTTGCTCGCGGGCCTGGCGTTGGGGGTGGCGTCGCGTTGA
- a CDS encoding prepilin peptidase — MIGAAAALFGLLIGSFLNVVVHRVPRGDSVADGRSACPACAVKIRPRDNIPVVSWVLLRGRCRDCAAPISVRYPLVEAGTAALFGALGLRVGASWVLPALLVLAAAGLALALIDLEFGRLPFAITVPLLAALALLLVPAGIADGWSPAGTALLSAAAWVAVYGGIWLATTGRGMGFGDVVLAPSLGLALGWLGWGPSLVGLLAGFGLGALIGVALIASGRVQRRAQLPFGPYMLGGAALGVFAGSVLWTGYLGLLG; from the coding sequence GTGATCGGTGCGGCAGCCGCCCTGTTCGGGTTGCTGATCGGTTCGTTCCTCAATGTGGTCGTCCACCGGGTGCCAAGGGGGGACTCGGTGGCGGACGGCAGGTCGGCGTGCCCGGCCTGCGCGGTGAAGATCCGGCCGCGCGACAACATCCCGGTGGTGTCCTGGGTGTTGTTGCGCGGCCGGTGCCGCGACTGTGCCGCCCCCATCTCGGTGCGCTATCCGTTGGTGGAGGCCGGCACCGCGGCGCTGTTCGGTGCGCTGGGGCTGCGGGTCGGCGCCTCGTGGGTGCTGCCCGCGCTGTTGGTGCTGGCCGCGGCCGGCCTCGCGCTCGCGCTGATCGACCTGGAGTTCGGTCGGTTGCCGTTCGCCATCACCGTGCCGCTGCTCGCCGCCCTGGCCCTGTTGTTGGTTCCGGCGGGCATCGCTGACGGGTGGTCACCCGCGGGCACGGCGCTGCTCTCGGCCGCGGCCTGGGTTGCCGTCTACGGCGGGATCTGGCTGGCCACCACGGGCCGCGGTATGGGCTTCGGTGACGTGGTGTTGGCCCCCAGCCTCGGTCTCGCGCTTGGCTGGCTCGGTTGGGGGCCCAGCCTGGTCGGCCTGCTCGCCGGCTTCGGTCTGGGCGCGCTGATCGGCGTCGCGCTGATCGCGTCCGGCCGGGTGCAGCGTCGCGCGCAGCTGCCCTTCGGCCCCTACATGCTCGGCGGTGCGGCACTGGGTGTCTTCGCGGGCTCCGTGCTGTGGACCGGCTACCTCGGCCTTCTCGGCTGA
- a CDS encoding DUF4389 domain-containing protein, which produces MAYPVSYRTEYLEKRSRLRVFFRWALAIPVALAAALWTLVGCVTAVAAWFVLLFTAKYPAGLYEFNSNILRTLSRSAGYLLLQTDQFPPLGLGKHPEYPIEVVIAPAQESYSRLKVFFRLLLAIPIYIVSGAFGYAYGAVAIASWFVIVVLGRMPFGMHSALDFLYGFTVRFYGYAYLMLTDTYPSFTDEPDLDLPPAEPIWAPPPDYQSPYGGPVAPN; this is translated from the coding sequence GTGGCCTACCCGGTCAGCTATCGCACGGAGTACCTCGAGAAGCGCAGCAGATTGCGGGTGTTCTTCCGGTGGGCGCTGGCCATCCCGGTCGCCCTCGCCGCCGCGCTGTGGACGCTGGTCGGCTGCGTCACCGCGGTCGCGGCCTGGTTCGTGCTGCTGTTCACCGCGAAGTACCCGGCCGGGCTCTACGAGTTCAACAGCAACATCCTGCGCACCCTGTCCCGGTCCGCCGGATACCTGCTGCTGCAGACCGACCAGTTCCCACCGCTCGGGCTGGGGAAGCACCCGGAGTACCCGATCGAGGTCGTGATCGCGCCCGCGCAGGAGAGCTACAGCCGGCTGAAGGTGTTCTTCCGGTTGTTGCTCGCGATTCCGATCTACATCGTCTCCGGCGCGTTCGGGTACGCCTACGGCGCGGTCGCCATCGCGAGCTGGTTCGTGATCGTGGTGCTCGGCCGGATGCCCTTCGGCATGCACTCCGCGCTGGACTTCCTCTACGGCTTCACCGTGCGCTTCTACGGCTACGCGTATCTGATGCTGACCGACACGTACCCGAGCTTCACCGACGAGCCCGACCTGGACCTGCCGCCCGCGGAACCGATCTGGGCGCCGCCGCCGGACTACCAATCCCCGTACGGCGGGCCGGTGGCGCCGAACTAG
- a CDS encoding FliA/WhiG family RNA polymerase sigma factor translates to MEIREIWREYRATGSPELRNRLVLQYAPLVKYVAGRVRSGLPQTVDPADLVSEGIFGLMDAIEKFDVERGLEFQTYAVPRIKGAMIDSLRAQDWVPRSVRDKIRAIEKAQATLQARLDRAPTEAEVAAELGITAHALRDLYAKVSFTSVSATEDLVVVDEAPAPGEAMEDDAVRALLLRHVRELRERDQVIVALYYYEGFTLAEIGRVLGVTESRISQLHTRAVLALRGLIKTSQLSVDSAA, encoded by the coding sequence GTGGAGATCAGAGAGATCTGGCGGGAGTACCGTGCGACGGGGTCGCCCGAGCTGCGCAACCGCTTGGTGCTGCAGTACGCGCCGCTGGTCAAGTACGTGGCCGGGCGGGTGCGCTCCGGGCTACCGCAGACGGTGGACCCCGCCGACTTGGTCTCCGAGGGCATTTTCGGGCTGATGGACGCCATCGAGAAGTTCGACGTGGAGCGTGGGCTGGAGTTCCAGACCTACGCGGTGCCCCGGATCAAAGGCGCGATGATCGACTCGCTGCGAGCCCAGGACTGGGTCCCGCGCTCGGTGCGGGACAAGATCCGGGCCATCGAGAAGGCGCAGGCCACCTTGCAGGCGCGGTTGGACCGGGCGCCCACCGAGGCCGAGGTCGCCGCCGAACTGGGTATCACCGCGCACGCCCTGCGCGATCTTTACGCCAAGGTCTCCTTCACCTCCGTCTCCGCCACCGAGGACCTCGTGGTGGTCGACGAGGCACCCGCGCCCGGTGAGGCCATGGAGGACGACGCGGTGCGCGCGCTGCTGCTGCGCCACGTCCGCGAGCTGCGCGAACGCGATCAGGTGATCGTCGCGCTCTACTACTACGAGGGCTTCACCCTTGCGGAGATCGGACGGGTGCTCGGGGTGACCGAGTCACGGATCTCCCAGCTGCACACCCGCGCGGTGCTGGCGCTACGCGGCCTGATCAAGACCTCGCAGCTGTCTGTGGACTCCGCCGCCTAG
- a CDS encoding citrate synthase yields MTDTTSGSETVTIVDNRTGRSYELPIADGAIKAAQLRQIKVDDEDPGLLSYDPAFTATASCRSAITFIDGEKGILRYRGYPIDQLAERASFLEVAYLLMNGELPSKDQLAEFTHTITHHTYVHQNVKKFMEGFHHDAHPMGILVGTVGALSTFYPEAKKFTEPVNRRLQMARLISKMPTLAAYASRHSRGLPYVYPDNDLSYAGNFLNLMWKMSEPRYEPDPILERALDVLFILHADHEQNCSTNAMRAVGSSHVDPYSAAAAAVAALYGPLHGGANEQVLKMLREIGSVKNIPDYVARVKKGEFRLMGFGHRVYKNYDPRARVVRQVAEDVFKVTGLNPLLEVAVELERIALEDDYFIQKKLYPNVDFYTGIIYEAMGFPAEMFTCLFAIGRMPGWLAQWEEGLLDPEQKIARPRQLYIGPDARDYEPVSSRDRVHHDLFTPPDKPIVGD; encoded by the coding sequence ATGACCGACACGACATCCGGCAGCGAGACCGTCACCATCGTCGACAACCGCACCGGTCGCAGCTACGAGCTCCCCATCGCCGACGGCGCCATCAAGGCCGCGCAGCTACGTCAGATCAAGGTCGATGACGAGGACCCGGGACTGCTCTCCTACGACCCGGCCTTCACGGCCACCGCCAGCTGTCGTTCGGCGATCACCTTCATCGACGGCGAGAAGGGGATCCTGCGCTACCGCGGGTACCCGATCGACCAGCTGGCCGAGCGCGCCAGCTTCCTCGAGGTGGCCTACCTGTTGATGAACGGGGAGCTGCCCAGCAAGGACCAGCTCGCCGAGTTCACCCACACGATCACCCACCACACCTACGTGCACCAGAACGTCAAGAAGTTCATGGAGGGCTTCCACCACGACGCCCACCCGATGGGCATCCTGGTCGGCACCGTGGGCGCGCTGTCCACCTTCTATCCCGAGGCCAAGAAGTTCACCGAGCCGGTGAACCGTCGCCTGCAGATGGCCCGCCTGATCTCGAAGATGCCGACGTTGGCGGCCTACGCCTCCCGGCACTCCCGTGGCCTGCCCTACGTGTACCCGGACAACGACCTGTCCTACGCCGGCAATTTCCTCAACCTGATGTGGAAGATGTCCGAGCCCAGGTACGAGCCGGACCCCATCCTCGAGCGCGCGCTGGACGTGCTGTTCATCCTGCACGCCGATCACGAGCAGAACTGCTCGACCAACGCGATGCGCGCCGTCGGCTCCTCGCACGTGGACCCGTACTCCGCGGCCGCGGCCGCGGTGGCCGCGCTCTACGGCCCGCTGCACGGCGGCGCGAACGAGCAGGTGCTGAAGATGCTGCGCGAGATCGGGTCGGTGAAGAACATCCCGGACTACGTGGCGCGGGTGAAGAAGGGCGAGTTCCGCCTGATGGGCTTCGGCCACCGCGTCTACAAGAACTACGACCCGCGGGCCCGGGTAGTACGTCAGGTCGCCGAGGACGTATTCAAGGTGACCGGACTGAACCCGTTGCTGGAGGTGGCCGTCGAGCTCGAGCGCATCGCGCTGGAGGACGACTACTTCATCCAGAAGAAGCTGTACCCGAACGTCGACTTCTACACCGGCATCATCTACGAGGCCATGGGCTTCCCGGCCGAAATGTTCACCTGCCTGTTCGCCATTGGGCGCATGCCGGGTTGGTTGGCGCAGTGGGAAGAGGGCCTGCTCGACCCCGAGCAGAAGATCGCCCGCCCGCGGCAGCTCTACATCGGCCCCGACGCGCGCGACTACGAGCCGGTCAGCTCACGGGACCGGGTGCACCACGACCTTTTCACCCCGCCGGACAAGCCGATCGTCGGCGACTGA